The genomic window AGTGCCGTCGCCGCGACGGTTCCCTGGAGGAGGCGCCGGCGCGTCGGTCGATACGGTTCGATCGCGTCGGTCCGCCCGGAGTCGTCCGCTGGGATACGCTCACCCATCGTGGGATCGATTGGCATGGGTTGCACCAACGCGAATGGTCAACGGCCACACAGTTAGGAACCGGAGATCGTTTCTGCGGTACGATCGCGTGAATTCGCGTCCGTCGACGGTACGACGATCCTGCCGGGAGTGGCCACCGAACGACGGCGTCCGCGAGGGTCGACCAGGATCGGCGACCGAGTAGAGATCGCGAGATCGGTCGGCCGGAGAGCTACTTCGGCGACGCCGCGTGGCCTTACTCGGGAGAAACGTGGCAGTATTGGATTGAGTGAGCGACCGTGGAGGGACAAGCCACTTCCTACCCTCACCGACGTAACCAGTACGTCACGGACGCAGCAACGATACTGGCGACTCCTGCCCGCAACGGCGGCCCCTATTCCGGCACAGGCGATGCAGAGCGCGACGTCGGTCCTTGCCCCGCCCATCCCGACGTCGAGGGGGCGCCGTCGCGAGCGCTCAGGCGGCCCCGCCAAGAAGGTTCCCGACGGTGTACGCGACGACAGCCGCAGCCATTCCGACGACGAACATCTCGGCACCGTTGACGTACCACCGTCGCCGCGTCACCACGCTCCGACTCGATCCGACGGCGAAGAACGCGAGTCCGGTAAAGGCAATCGAGAGTGGGAAGGAGGGCTCGAGCGCGAGGATGTAGGGGATAAGGGGTGCCCATCCAGCGACGACGAAGGCGAGAAACGTGACGAACGCCGTTCGACGGGGAGACTTCGCGTCGGACGGCGCGCTCGGTGGACCCGGTTCGTCACCTTGCACGGAGCGCTCGTAATCGAGTTCCGACCGGCGGCTGAGATAGTTGCTCATCCCCATCGAGAAGCCGTCGGCGAACAGATTGGCCGCACCCAGGATGAGCACGATCGAGGGGTTCAGCGCCGCTCCCGCGACGCCGGAGACAACGGCGAAGGTGGTGACGATCCCGTCGTTGGCACCGTAGATCACTTCGGCGAGATAGCGCCCGGACGATTCGACGTCGTCACCGAGGAGTTTCCCGATCATCTCGTCCGTGAGTCTTCGGCCGCTATCGACTAAGTACCCGTGCGAGCGGTCCAGCGCGGGAACATCCATTTCGTGCTTCGGACCCCAATCCCAGTCATGCAGGAGCACCTACTCGTTCCGTACGACGGGTCGCCACTGTCCCAGCGGGCGCTCGAACGAGCGCTCACGAAACACCCCGACGATCGAATCACCGTCCTCTACGTGCTCGATCCGGTGCTCGCGGTGTACGAAGCGGAGGCGAAGGGCGCGCCAGCGGCGAGTACGTTGCACGACCGAATGACCGAGCGGGCCGACGAAATCTGTGCCGACGCGGCAGAGCGAGCCAGTGAACACGGCCGTGAAATCACGAAGGCCACCGAAAACGGCCGTCCAGCCCGGACCATCGTATCGTACGCCGACGACCACGACGTCGACCACATCGTCATGGGAAGCCACGGGCGTGAAGGGGTGTCGCGGCTCGTGCTCGGGAGCGTCGCGGAACGGGTGATGCGGCAGGCACCGATGCCCGTGACGATCGTTCGCTGACGAGCACCGGCGTAGTGAGACCGGGTAGTACCGTCGCGCGCTCCTCGCGGTCGCCGTCACCGGCCCGAAGCAGTCTTCGGAGTGTCACGACCCAGATGCACCCGACAGGCGGCAACTGGCCGTCGCTCGCAGTCGTTCGTTGTGCATAGTCTGCACGTCGGCTGCGTACCGTCTCGGCGAATTCCCACAGCGCGCACACCGGAACCTCGCCGCTGAAAGCGGTCTCTCCGGGAGCGCAGGTCCGTCCGAACGACTTCGACCGTCCGAACGGCTCGACCCTCAGTACGTGAGGACCTCGTAGCCGTCGTCGACGAGCGACTGGATGCTGGGGTGGCCGCCGTTGTCGTCGAGGCGCACCACGCCGGAATCGTTCACTGCGTCGTCGACGCCGAACGCTCCGGAGCAGTAGTCACAGGCGGACGCGTCGTCCCGGACGGCCTGGTAGAGTTCGTGCTGGTCGCTGTCCGGATCTTCGAGTTCGGCGATCCACTGTGTGCCAGCGCCGTCGAAGATGAGTTCGACCTCGTCCCCGTCCGTTTCGGCGAACTCCTTCGCCGTTTCGAGCCCGTTCACGATACGCCCCAGGTTCGCGTGGCCCTCCGTTCCAGCGAGGATCACGACAGCTGCTTTCGTCATTGCAACCGTCGGTAGCCCGCGGGCGGGTATAGTGCGTGTGCGGCCGTGCAGCGGCGGTGCGCCCCCGGGCGAGATTTATAAGCAACTGCGCGGCCGGCTCCGATCCGCGGTGGAGCAAGCAGCGACAGTCCGGATCAGTGGGCGTGTCCGCCCCGGGTGAACTGTCCCGAGAACGCCCGCTGCACGACCTCGGACAGGGCAGGATGGATGTGGACTGACTCGCGGATGTCCTGGACGGACCCGGACCCCGCTTTCATCGCGACGACGACCTCCTGGATCAGGTTGGACGCGTCCGGACCGATGACGTGGCACCCCAGGATCTGGCCGTCGAGGTCGATGATGGCCTTGACGAACCCCTCGGCCTGCATCGCACTCCCCCGCGCAGTATCCTCGTACCGGTAGGTCCGGGTCGCGTACTCCCGGCCGGCGGCCTCGAGTTCCTCCTTGCGTGCACCCACGCCCGCGACCTCCGGCGAGGCGAACACCGCGAAGGGCATCGCGGTGTAGTCGACCGCCTGGAGTTCGTCGCCGAAGAGATTCCGGGCGACGGCCTGCGCCTCGTGGTTCGCGCTGTGTTTCAGCAGGTGCTCGCCGACGATGTCGCCGAGGGCCCAGACCCCCTCGGCGGTCGTCCGGAGGTATTCGTCGGTCTCGACGAAGCCCCGGTCGTCCGTATCGACCCCCGTCGCGTCGAGATCGAGGAGATCCGTGTTCGGCCGGCGACCGGCGGCCACGAGCAGTTCGTCCCCCGTCGCGGTCACTGCGTCGTCCTCGCTGAGGCCGCCGGCGGGGCCGTACTCGTAGGGGTGTGCCTCGACTGTCACCGTTCCGTCGGTTTCGGAGACGCCGGTGGCCGCGTGGCCCGTATGGACGGTGAAGCGCTCGGCGTAGCGGTCGGTGAACGCCTCGGCGACTTCCTGGTCGGCCTCCGGGAGGAGGTTCGGTCGGCGGCCGACGATCGTCACGTCGCTCCCGAAGGTGCCGAAGAAGTGACCGAGTTCGGCGGCGATGTACCCGCCACCGACGATCACGAGATGCTCGGGCGGGGTCTCCAGCTGCAACGCCTCGGTGCTGGTGAGGTAGTCGACGTCGTCGATGCCGTCGACGTCCGGGATCGCCGGCCGCGTCCCGGCGGCGATCAGCACCGTCTCGGCGCGGATCCGCGCCCCCTCGTCCTCGCCGCTCACGATCTCGACCGTCCGATCGTCGACGAATCGTCCTTCCCCCTCGAAGAGGTCATGGTGGGGAGAGGACCGCAACCCCTGCCGTATCGACGCAGCGTCGTCCTGGACCTCCTCGTTGACCTTCTGGACGATCTCGGAGAAGTCGACGTCCTCGACGGTCGCCTCGACGTGGAACTCGCCGGCGCGCTCGACGGTCTCCAGGACGTCAGCGTGGTAGAGCAGGTGCTTCGAGGGGATACAGCCGCGATTGAGACACGTTCCGCCCAACGGCCCTTTCTCGACGACGGCGACCGACTGCCCCTGATTCGCGGCCGCGTTGGCTACGTCAAGTCCGGACCCCGATCCGATGACCAGAAAATCGACCTCGTCCATGCCCCGTTTCTACAGGGCCCGCGTACCTTAATCACTCGCGGGTGGTCGACGGGCGTGCACGCGGCGTCCGGCGTCGGACAGGGGCCATCGTCTCGCACCAGCTCTCACAGTCGATGGCCGCAGGCGCAGTTCCCGATGCAGTAGGTCGTCTCCGCTCGGTCACTCCCGATGCCGAGTCGCGCGACCGCTAGCTGCATCGACGCCCCGGCGTCGCTCCCCGGCCGGACGCGGGCCGCGGTCGCTCCATACGGACTCGGTCCGACGCCGATCCGCTCGACCACCGCTCCGCGCTCGTGATCGACGACCGCCACCTCGTCGGCGGTCTGGACGGAAACGTAGAGCTTCGACCGATCGGGCTCCCACGTTCCGGCGAACGCCGCGCCGCCGACGTCGAGTCGCTCGGTCACGGTTCCCGCGGCGAGATCGACGAGAGTCACGTCGTTCGAACCCGGCGTGAACACGTAGCCGGTCGCCGAATCCGGGCCGATCTCGCTGGTCAGCGGTCGCCGTCCGAGTCCGTCCGCGGTAGTCAGCCGCGCCGTCAGTCTCGGTTCGGCCGGGTCCGCGAGGCTCCAGATGCTCTCGGTGCCAGCCTCGCCCTCGTCGTGTTCGACGAGCAGCGTCTCGCCGTCCGGCGCCACGGTGCCCATCCACGGGCGGGCGGGCCCGTCTCCGACCGGATCGACGTCGATCTGCGTAACGATCTCGAAGGGATCGACCGAGAGCACGGTCAGGGTGTCCCCGAAGAGATCCGGGACGTAGGCGTACTCGCCGTCGGGGTGGATCGTGACGTCGCAGGGCCCTGGCCCGTCCCTGTCACCGAGGCCGCCCTCCGGCGTCCGATCGATCTCGGCGGTCACCTCGCCGAACGCTTCCGTCGTCCGATCGGCGTCGATGCGGAACTGCGCGTGGCTGGGCTCCCTGGCACTGACGACGACGTGAGCGCCGTCGGGGGTCCGTTCGAGCCAGTTCGCGCCCGAGCCCGTCTCGACGGCCGCCGTCTCCGAGAGCGAGCCGACCTCGAGGCCGCGGACGCCGCGACCGACGTTGAGCCACAGCGAGTCCTCGGGCGCGTCGGTCAGGTCGGGCGTGTACTGGTTCGACGGGAAGGACGACGACAGATCGATCGCCCGCGTCTCGACGAGCTCGTCGCTCTCGGAATCGAGTAGACTCACCGTGCCGTCGCCGGTGTTGAAGACGAACACCGTCGGCCGATCGGTGGGCGCACTCTCGCCGCCGTCGCCCGTACAGCCCGCCGTCGCGACGGCGCCCGCAGCGGCACCGCCGGCGAGGACGTCGCGACGTGAGACCCCCGAGGTGGAGGTCGAGGCCTTGCCACGGTTCGGATAGAGTACTGGGTCGGCGTCCTGTCCCGTCACGCCCACCACTTCGGCCCGGAGCGTCTAATCAGTGACCCGGGTGCCGCCCGTCACGAGTGGCGATCCGATCGCTGACGGGTCGGCGACGGCGACGCCCGCGTCGTCGATTCGTCAGTTCGGAAGGGGCGTATAGACCAACAAAAGCGGTGATTCGACGGTTTCGCGGCTGTGCGAGTGCGTGCCCCGACCGCCTCGCCACTTTGTACCCATCGCGCATCTGATAGCACCGTACACATGGCTTCACTACTCGCCGGTCTGGCAGGCGGTCTCGTCGCGACGATCGTCATGACGATGGTGATGATGACGATGGGCGACGGCGGCCCGCCGCCGACGGCAGCACTCGTGGCAAAGTTCGCCGGCGGCGATCCCGAGGACTACGCGATGCCCGGCATGCTCTTGCACCTCCTGTACGGCATCGGCGCGGGGGCGGTCTTCGCGGTCGGCGTCCCGGCGCTCGGCCTCGACCTCGATTCCATCGGCGTCGCCGTCGGCCTCGGACTCGTCTACGGCGTCGTCCTCATGATCGGCGGGATGGCGTTCTGGATGCGGACGATCATCGGGATCGAACCGGACCGCGACACGATCACGCTCTTTGGGACCGTCCACGTCGTCTACGGGGTCGTGCTGGGCGCCTTCCTCGGTGCGGGCATCCTTGCGTGAGCGGGCACCGAATCGCGACTCGAATCGAACCGTCCCGTGACCGAACCGGACGGCCCGACGAACGCCGCTCCCATCGAATCACTCGATCATGACCCGTCGGAAGGTGCTTGCACTCGGCGGAATCCTCGTACTCGCGGCAGCGATGACCCTCCCGATGCTCGGAGCCGGGACTGATTTGGGGACGATCGCGCTCCAGTCGCTGTCCATTCCCGCCGGATTTCCGGTCGATCGGTTCCTCGCCCACTGGTGGGTATTCCCGGCGTCGATCGTCTTCTCGCTGGTCGCGATCGGGTCGGGCGTCTCCGGCGCGCTCTTTTTCAGCCCGTTTTTCATGCTGTTCGTCGGGCTTGCACCCGCACAGGCGATCGGCGCCGGGCTCCTGACGGAGGTCTTCGGGATGGGCAACGGGCTGGCGAACTACGTGCGCCAGGGCGTCGTCGACTATGCCACGGCGAAATGGCTCCTGCTCGGCGCGGTCCCGGCCGTCGTCCTCGGCGCGCTCGCCGCCCACGTCGTGCCAACGGCGCTACTCACGCTCGCGTTCGGGGGCGGACTCCTGCTGCTGGGCGCGTTCCTGGTCTACTACGATCCCCCAGAGGAGTGCGTCCCGGGCGAGTGCGAGGGCGCGTTCCTGCGACGGAAGAACACGGGGCGCGGAACGACGACGATCGAGACGGCCGACGGCGAGACGTACACCTACGACACCTGCTGGCGCCCGCCCGGCCTGGGCCTGGCGACCGCCGGTGGGTTCATCACCGGGCTGATCAGCGCAGGGCTCCCCGAGATCACGACGACCCAGCTGATCGTCCGGTGTCGGCTCCCGCCCCGGGTGGCGATCGCGACGAGCGTGTTCGTCCTCGGGATCGCCGCCATCGCCGGGGCGGCCGTGCACGCGCTCGCCGCCACGCCAGTCTGGTTCGTCGTCGCGTGGTCGATCCCCGGTGTCCTCGTCGGCAGTACGATCGGCACCCGCGTCGGGAAGTACGTCCCCAGCGACGTGATGGAGCCGGTCCTCGGCGTCGTCTTCGGGATCGTCGGCGCGATCGTGCTCGCGAGCGAGCTGCTCGTGTAGCGGACGATCGGTCCCCGGAGAGATCGCTCGGTCGACGCGCGAAACCGTTCGATCGCCGAGAGACCTTTGCGCCGGGTGGCGCCAGCAGTACGCGCCCGAGACACGACTTTACGGACAGGCGACGTACCACTGTGTGCGAATGTCACCCACCTCCGCCGACCTCACGGTCCCCGAACTCACCGCCGCCGACCTCCTCGTGCTCGACGATCCCCGCTTCGACCCGGACACCGTCGCGGTCGTCACCGGCGCCGCCTCCGGCATCGGCCGGGCCACGTCGGTCGCGCTCGCGGCCAACGGGCTCGCCGTTGTCGGCGCCGACGTCGACGAGGACGGGCTCGAAACGACCGCCGACCTCGCCGACGAGCTCGACGCACCGGGCACGATCCATCCCGTCCCGACCGATCTCACCGACGACGGCGACGTCGAGGCGATGATCGACGCCGCGGCCGACTACGGCAACCTGCGGTACGTCGCGAACGTCGCCGGGATGCAACATATCGCGTCGATCACCGAGTTCCCGATGGAGCGCTACGATCTGCTGCTCGACGTCATGCTGCGCGCCCCGTTCCTGATCGCCAAACGTGCGATGCCTCACATCCGGGCCACCGACGACGGCGTCGGCGCGATCGGCAACATGTCCTCGGTGCACGGCCACGTAGCGACCCAGGACAAGCCGGCCTACGTGACGGCCAAACACGGGCTCCACGGGCTCACGCGGTCGATCGCCGCCGAGGGCGAGGGAACGCTCCGGGGCTTCTCCGTGAGCGTCGGGTACGTCCTCACGCCACTGATGGTAAACCAGATCGAGGACACCGCTGAGGAACGGGGCATCTCCGAGCGAGCGGTTGTCGAGGACGTGATGCTCGGACAGGCCCGCACGAAGGAGATGATGACACCCGCGGAGGTGGCGAACCTCTTCGTGTTCGGCTTTTCTCAGCACGGCACCCACCTCAACGGCGGCGACCTGCTCTGGGACGGCGGTTACACGACCACCTATGCCTGAGGACGCGCCCACGAAGGTCGCCATCGCCTGCCAGGGCGGCGGCAGCCACACGGCGTTCACCGCCGGCGTCCTGAAGGGAGTCCTACGGGAGTGGGAGGACGAGTACGAACTCGTCGGGATCAGCGGCACGTCCGGCGGCGCGTTCAATGCCCTCGCGACGTGGTACGGGCTCGTCACCGACGGCGAGGAGCGGGCGATCGAGCTGCTCGACGCGCTCTGGGACGACCTCGCCGCCGACGATCTCACCGATCGGATGGCGAACGACTGGGGCGTCGCGCTCTCACGGATCGAGGCGAGCGGGCTCCCGTTGCCCCGAGTCAGTCCCTATCTCACGCCAGGCTCCCGGCTCGGGAAATCACGGATCAGACGGATACTGGAGCGACACATCGACTTCGAGGCAGTTCCGGACCACTGTACCCGCGAGGCGCCGGAACTCGTTGTCGGCACGGTCGACGTCAACGCCGGCGTCTTCGAGACGTTCACCAACGAGGACGTTACGCCCGAGGCCGTTCTCGCCTCCGCGGCGGTGCCGACGCTGTTCGAGGCCGTCGAAATCCACGGCCACTACCACTGGGACGGACTGTTCAGCCAGAACCCGCCGATCGACGACCTCATGACCGGCGACGCCGCCCGCAAACCCGAGGAGCTGTGGGTGATCCAGATCAACCCACAGGAACGTGAGGGCGAACCCACGTCGCTCGAGGAGATCGCCGATCGTCGCAACGAGCTCGCGGGGAACATCTCCCTGAACCAGGAGCTACGCGTGATCGAGCGCGTCAACGACTGGATCGACGCCGGCCACCTGCCCGAGAGCGACTTCTCGAAGACCCGAATTCGACGGATCGCGATGGATCGGGCGTACCACTGCTCGACGAAGGTCGACCGGAGCCCGTCGTTCCTCCAGGAACTGCAGGACCTCGGCGAGACGCGGGCCCAGACGTTTCTGGCCGAGAAGTGACTCGGCTGCTGCCAAGGCCAGGGGCCGTCGGTGGACGCCGATCCGGCTCGTCGGCAACCGGGGCGACCCGCCGACGGGGCGGATCGCCCGCCTCATCGCGGGACGTCCCGGAAC from Salinarchaeum sp. Harcht-Bsk1 includes these protein-coding regions:
- a CDS encoding DsrE family protein, with the translated sequence MTKAAVVILAGTEGHANLGRIVNGLETAKEFAETDGDEVELIFDGAGTQWIAELEDPDSDQHELYQAVRDDASACDYCSGAFGVDDAVNDSGVVRLDDNGGHPSIQSLVDDGYEVLTY
- a CDS encoding VIT1/CCC1 transporter family protein codes for the protein MIGKLLGDDVESSGRYLAEVIYGANDGIVTTFAVVSGVAGAALNPSIVLILGAANLFADGFSMGMSNYLSRRSELDYERSVQGDEPGPPSAPSDAKSPRRTAFVTFLAFVVAGWAPLIPYILALEPSFPLSIAFTGLAFFAVGSSRSVVTRRRWYVNGAEMFVVGMAAAVVAYTVGNLLGGAA
- a CDS encoding patatin-like phospholipase family protein, which codes for MPEDAPTKVAIACQGGGSHTAFTAGVLKGVLREWEDEYELVGISGTSGGAFNALATWYGLVTDGEERAIELLDALWDDLAADDLTDRMANDWGVALSRIEASGLPLPRVSPYLTPGSRLGKSRIRRILERHIDFEAVPDHCTREAPELVVGTVDVNAGVFETFTNEDVTPEAVLASAAVPTLFEAVEIHGHYHWDGLFSQNPPIDDLMTGDAARKPEELWVIQINPQEREGEPTSLEEIADRRNELAGNISLNQELRVIERVNDWIDAGHLPESDFSKTRIRRIAMDRAYHCSTKVDRSPSFLQELQDLGETRAQTFLAEK
- a CDS encoding dihydrolipoyl dehydrogenase, which translates into the protein MDEVDFLVIGSGSGLDVANAAANQGQSVAVVEKGPLGGTCLNRGCIPSKHLLYHADVLETVERAGEFHVEATVEDVDFSEIVQKVNEEVQDDAASIRQGLRSSPHHDLFEGEGRFVDDRTVEIVSGEDEGARIRAETVLIAAGTRPAIPDVDGIDDVDYLTSTEALQLETPPEHLVIVGGGYIAAELGHFFGTFGSDVTIVGRRPNLLPEADQEVAEAFTDRYAERFTVHTGHAATGVSETDGTVTVEAHPYEYGPAGGLSEDDAVTATGDELLVAAGRRPNTDLLDLDATGVDTDDRGFVETDEYLRTTAEGVWALGDIVGEHLLKHSANHEAQAVARNLFGDELQAVDYTAMPFAVFASPEVAGVGARKEELEAAGREYATRTYRYEDTARGSAMQAEGFVKAIIDLDGQILGCHVIGPDASNLIQEVVVAMKAGSGSVQDIRESVHIHPALSEVVQRAFSGQFTRGGHAH
- a CDS encoding SDR family oxidoreductase, with protein sequence MSPTSADLTVPELTAADLLVLDDPRFDPDTVAVVTGAASGIGRATSVALAANGLAVVGADVDEDGLETTADLADELDAPGTIHPVPTDLTDDGDVEAMIDAAADYGNLRYVANVAGMQHIASITEFPMERYDLLLDVMLRAPFLIAKRAMPHIRATDDGVGAIGNMSSVHGHVATQDKPAYVTAKHGLHGLTRSIAAEGEGTLRGFSVSVGYVLTPLMVNQIEDTAEERGISERAVVEDVMLGQARTKEMMTPAEVANLFVFGFSQHGTHLNGGDLLWDGGYTTTYA
- a CDS encoding universal stress protein, yielding MQEHLLVPYDGSPLSQRALERALTKHPDDRITVLYVLDPVLAVYEAEAKGAPAASTLHDRMTERADEICADAAERASEHGREITKATENGRPARTIVSYADDHDVDHIVMGSHGREGVSRLVLGSVAERVMRQAPMPVTIVR
- a CDS encoding sulfite exporter TauE/SafE family protein is translated as MLGAGTDLGTIALQSLSIPAGFPVDRFLAHWWVFPASIVFSLVAIGSGVSGALFFSPFFMLFVGLAPAQAIGAGLLTEVFGMGNGLANYVRQGVVDYATAKWLLLGAVPAVVLGALAAHVVPTALLTLAFGGGLLLLGAFLVYYDPPEECVPGECEGAFLRRKNTGRGTTTIETADGETYTYDTCWRPPGLGLATAGGFITGLISAGLPEITTTQLIVRCRLPPRVAIATSVFVLGIAAIAGAAVHALAATPVWFVVAWSIPGVLVGSTIGTRVGKYVPSDVMEPVLGVVFGIVGAIVLASELLV